In Leguminivora glycinivorella isolate SPB_JAAS2020 chromosome 17, LegGlyc_1.1, whole genome shotgun sequence, the DNA window ATTGAGTTATGTCCGTTTCGTTCTAAAGGTGTGATTCATTTGATTTCAGTACCACCCAGACAAGAACAAGGATGCTAGGGCACAGGAGAAATTCGTGAGCATTGTGGAAGCATACAATGTTCTCGGGAAGCCTAGCAGTCGTGCTCAGTATGATGTACTCTCGAGGAGCAATTCGTCTGCATATGTTCAGAGAACACATGTCCCATGGAAGTGAGTATTTAGTTATACTAATTATCTATTTGAATCTCGTTACTAAATTCCTTACATGTTCATACAGTAATCAACAGGCTTTGTCAATTTTTTCATAAttggtaagtacaaaaaaactTTGTGTAGATTCATGTGGTCTGCTTACCcatttatggaatacaggcgtgattgttggtatgtatgtacgtacatACGTAAATACAAATATCTTTGCTTttacttaattaatataatatatagaaactaagactaagcattataattcaatattaatgttaattaatgtAATTGTTTGTTGTTGTTTAATGTAAGTGTATAAACAATGAGCTCTGTAGGGTTACTGTATCAAACATttttgcttatgtccatgggcggcgatgactgcttcccatcaggcggctcgtctgctcgcttgctgcctatttcattaaaaaaaaaactttggaaAAAGGTTACtatcaaaaaaattaattaaatctaTCGTCCAAAAACTGAtttaaaatattacaatttccaGCTTGCGCAATAACCCCGCCTACCACCAATACCAATATCAATATCAAAATCCGGAGCCCAATACTTCACAACAACCCAGAAAAGAGAAGTCATACTATGGTGTGTCCGGAGTCAAAAAGATGCCGAATTACATGATCATTGTTATCTGCTGCAGTTTTGCGTTGGTCGGTCTTGTTATACAGATGTATGTTATCAGGTAAGATCATGCTTTTATTCTTACGCAGTATTCATATTTTTCAGCAGTGACTTGAGCTAACTATAATGTTGGAACATGTTTATCTCTTTAAAAACTGTGACAGGTAAGATGAGTCATCATATTAATTTTCTTGAGAATATTTGTGAACAGAGCCATGGactaataatatacatacatacatacaatcacgcctgtatcacataaaggggtaggcagagcacatgaactactcaagtttcagtgccactcttggcaaaaagaggttgaaaaaaaactaaaattgtgacattgcagtgacaggttgccagcctctcgcctacgccacaattttaacccatatcccacagtcggcgtctacgacacccacgggaagaaagggggtggtgaaattctaaaccCGGCACCACATGGGCACTAATAATATATTGACGGCTAATGCCTTTGACATAATTGTAACcaaaatattaattagtatCTCAAATGGTCGTCAAGTAGCGTGTTTATCTGTATCAGTACCGCTATTTGACCAGTTTCATTAGTGATTGCCgggcaaaaaagagtaaacaaaaatagtggcgccaccgtctatgtgaAGAGTAAACctttttgcatgtggcaactatggtattactattatttaataagcaggcaggcagttaaataactgatatagcctgtgtccagtgatcattgtgacagtaatcatagccgagttgtagatgtgatgtgcttgtctagtttatttttaaactgattcacATTTTGTGCTGAGACCACGTCTTCTGAGAGTTTGTTCCAAGATCTCACTACTTTAAATCATAGTATCATAATGAGAAACatctaaattaataaatttgtctTAATTTTCAGACAATCATTTCTGTTACACCGGGAAAATATAAATGAGCAATCCAGAATAGCAGCTGAAGAGTTGGATAAAGTTCGTGCAAAAGCTGAAGAAAATGGAAATGAGgtatttaaaatactattatacataGTCATATACTCGTACACTTGTGCTGTCTCAATCATCAAATAtcttaatcaaatagttatgtAATATTTTAGAATAACTGTTTCCATGACGGTAGAATAATAAGAACAACAATACAATAAGAACAATAAAGCCAACACAGTAGGAGTAATAATCAGTACGTTGACTTCACACAATTCTAAATACCCCATAAGAGGGCGCCATATTCTGTACGTTGTTTCATCTTCAGAAATTACTGCCTTCAAACATATTTGCGGATAAAGAAGGACTCATTCTCGTTTATTTACTTGGAGAGCTGGCGTTGTTTAATTAGTAACAGTAGCATCCGACCGAACACGGGACAATCGCGACCATGATTCCATACGAATTTACGCGcgttcataaaatattttctctccgaaaaaaaaaactgtttttgtgACTTATGTCAGCAGCACCTGTAGTATAGTACCTAGTACTAAAAGGTTTAGCTTATGCTTATAACACTTAAAATACGAATTTATTTCTTCGTTTTGCTTCAGTCTGGGCCTGTTTTACGTGAAAATGTCCAAGAAAATGTCAGTGCGTCCACGTCCAGCTATACACACCATCCTCTTGGCGATCTAGGAGGACTCTTTGGAGATCTTTTGTTCCTACCGGAGTCTATGGAGGCTTATCAGGTCAGGAGACTATTCAGAGTAGTCTTGGGCGTTAGATATTTGTTCGTAGAAATTAGAAAGTTTGGGATGTCAGTGTGACACGATCATGAAATTGATGTTTTGTTCAATTGACGATTAGacacaaaaaaacttaattaaatgtagacgatatacatataattCAGTGATCATTTCATAACAATCTACTTCACTATGAGAATCTGAGTTCTTCTCTCCTTCAGTCAGGAGCTGCAGACCCCCGCGCGACGAGTTCGTTGCGCGCTCGCGACAAATCGATACATgatccaaattattttaaattctcCTACAAATCGCTTGTGTCATAAGACTTTAAGTAGTGTAGTAAAATATAGTGAGCTAGTGTCTTACTTCAATTGTTCTGGCAAAGGTCGAGTCCGAGTCCAAGAGCTTTACCGTGCTGGCCGAGGTTCTTCCGCCAGAGGACGAAGTTGAGGTACTGATTATTATTTCTACTTTGTACCAGAGTTCACCGCTACTTTAGAATATGTACCTTTTGCTGGAAATCGTAGTAGTACGCAGATATAAGTCAGATCACTCAGAAGCTATCACACATTTGCCAAAGACGAAGTTGAAGtactgattattatttttactgtgtAGCAGAGTTTACTACCGCTTTAGAAAATGTTCCTTTTGCTTGCTCAAAATCGTAGTAGGTAATGCTTAGGTTAAACTCAAGAAGAGTGCATTATACATATGGCACACCATTTAGCGTAAAGCctcaccagaaatatatgattattgtcaggaggacgctgttattctgatgtatggaatGACAGTTCAGTagagtatgaagaaaatagttataATGTAATTCCACAACGTAAgagcgtagtcatatatttttggtcaggccccgtagccgaatggcatttctacgacgcgaaagaTAGCCTGGCTCTGttgcaccaatacgcaagagcgatagagatagatatctacgagcgtttcgtttcgtgagcgtttgtgctattcTGCTACGCACCCTGGGTATACTTagctttttaattttatttcatggcATTTGGTGTAGTATTTTCTCCCcattttaaagtgattctttAAACTAAGATCTCACCGATAACATTTGGAAAGTTTAAACAGCTGAGTCTGTTCGAGACAAAAACGAAATCGTAATTAAAAATTCGGGAACTAACCGTTGAATTGCACAATCACCAGATTtttttagggtcggttgcaccagaccgtctgttaccgaatttagcgttcgttaattttatttgtatgaGAAATTCTTCTGCTGCGTAgcgttgatgtgtctgttaacaactgtggttgatgcaactgaccTTTAATCTGATAAGAATAAAAGTGGGATTGCCtttgtttttttaatacagaacgaacatgaaaaaaaaagaataactGCACCAAATAAACCcagatgtagatgtagatgtagtgtagggacgcccggccggaggcaggcgggctgtcgatcactTGTTGTGTTCATTCAGCCCagttccctggagttggagccGCAGGTTACTGTTCCGGCAGCATTCCCCCACTTCCTTCttcaaatcttcttgttttTCTGCAGAACAAAAGGACATCTTTTAGTACGACATCCTTGAGTTCTTTTACTCCTAGTCTACAGTGGCGGCGCGTGAATATATTTGGAAGGCAACAcagagcaaaaaataaaaatcggccaagagcgtgtcgggccacgctcagtgtagggttccgtagttttccgtatttttctcaaaaactactgaacctatcaagttcaaaataattttcctagaaagtctttataaagttctacttttgtgatttttatcatattttttaaacatatggttcaaaagttagaggggggggagacgcacttttttttcctttaggagcgattatttccgaaaatattaatattatcaaaaaacgatgatagtaaacccttattcatttttaaatacctatccaacaatatattacacgttggggttggaatgaaaaaaaaaaatcagtccccacttgacatgtaaggggggtaccctaacaaaaccttttttcctttttttattttaccactttgtcggcgtgattgatatacatattggtaccaaatttcagctttctagtgctaacggttactgagattatccgcggacagacggacagacagacatggcgaaactgtaagggttcctagttgactacggaaccctaaaaaacgcaacctaccttaatattaggtactttagGCGCCCATCCAAGTGCATTTATCATACAGTCCGCTATGAAAGCGCTTAAAAAGCCATCTCTCCGCTTGTAACTTTGGACGATCACGGCCTCGCGTGACAATACATTTCTTTATTTCGAATGTTTGCGTCGAAAAACGTGTTGATTCATTTAGTAAGTAATCTATTATACAACAGTCAAAATGAATTAACACTGCCATTACTAAACAAACCAAAGAAAGTCCTAACAATCTCTTAAAAACAGGTAGTATCTAACCTTGAAACTCTGGCTTGCATTGTCACTAAAACACGACACCGAAACACtccaaatcatttaaatttcaCTGATATATTGCACGTAATGagcaagttaataaaaaaactgagagaataacacaaaatatttgaaagcaCACGAAGCCTCGGTAACAAGCGAGACGCAAGTGTTGCAGTGATATTATTCCAATTTCACCCACGAATTTAaaaaccttttcatacaaacaaaaTATATCTGAAAAAACGTTCATTATCACATtactaaacttaaattaaataaaattctcgGTTATTTAATAGAAACTATCAATATTTAAAGgcttttattgaaaataaatataagttacaAAACACAATCAAATTTTACccattaatacatttataattttagtatggcaATATTTAGCATGCAATTATTACACTGTAATATCAATCTTATTTGTTTTACTCGAAgctttaaattcaaatgaataagTGCGAGCAATCGAATGTTGTGCGCTTGGCTGCTATGTGTTCGCGAATGGCGGTCACCCTTCTCTGTCATCTCAATCCTGCTATGAGTAGAGTAAAAGAGATAGttgcgcccaaattacgtacatAGGAGTTCGCGATAGGCAAACACTCACACGCGCGCACTTTGTGAATGTGTATGTGCGTATTTTCAAATATAAACCTTATAACGCATTGTTTAcggtttttattcaaatgaataactcgataagaaGCCGAGTTGCTTTGGAGTTTAGTTGAGCGGGCTGTCTTTATCAGCGTGTGCGTGGTTTTTGTatctgtgtggagtgaccatgaATGAATATGAAAGCTTAGGCATAAGTAGCTTCACTTCGCGTTCGCGCGCCCGATaattttaggtacatatttgaatttaagcaaATGGTGTTATTATTTATGAGGCAATacgtaatgttttaattttaactattataagtatatttttttatttcaatggtgGTTTGTAACTTTGGTATTTGTTGCGGAACATCTAGGGCAACTCGGTGGGAATTGGATTGTATGAGCGCGCCGCCACTGCTAGTCTATCTCTTCCGAATGTATTATATCGCGATGCCGCATAAGTACTACATTCCGCTAACAAGTGTAGGCTTGTTTCCTCCATACCACAGTGTGGACAGGATTCGTCATCTCTTATTCCTATAACCTTGAGGTGTCTATTGAGAGTGTTGTGTCCAGTAATTATCTGAAATAAACCCAGGCTCTATATTCATTGCTTGTTTTAGTTACAAACACGCCTTTTGCTGGAGAAAATTGTAAACGGAGCAAACCCCACCGTCGCCACCGCGTCCCTTGGACAAGAGCTCGCTACAGAGAAAAAGTGATTACACTTCTTTCGTGTAATCCACGATGGCGCGCAGATTCAAATTAATACCATGAAATTACAACTGAAAGCGCACGTCTTCGTGAATGACACGTTTTGTGAGGCGGGATTCAGACGAGTGTAACGAGACTGATTTAAACGGTACGAGATCTCGCATGCGACTTTCATTGCAGTGCGGAATTTTATCGGTCGTCTGAATGAGGGTTTGAATCGTTATGTTCGCTAGGCGGCGATATTGAGGcgccagtggcctatttcacaactccggcaataggctactttcctcctagtcaaatcagcgaactgtcaaaacgattttgaacgacttgttagtatggaattaatatgaagtagaattgagtgacgtcacggtcaactgatttactttatatatttatatctgatttataaaatacgaattggagttaaaaataacttttgtccctgtttttcttataaatatctgatgctttatttcgtgcatggtataaaatattttattttaagtacagtcaagttgcctattGTCACCCGACAGTGACATTTCTCCATTCATTACctgttcaacaaagaaatattgacgctgagtaacaatgttacttatcaaaccagaaataggcacagaattgtcaactgtcaatgtcactatGGTGAAATATCCCACTGGTCTTTCTGAAAATCTGCCTATTCATTGGTGAATTCTGAAGTTTGCTGTCAGAAAGACCTGACGCCTCAGTATCGCCgcctggtaaaaaaaaaaacattccgaAAGCCCTCATTGGATGGTACCTTAACAGTCCTCAGTATATGCGAGTTTGCGTGCAAGCTAAATTGGCCATAATATTACTAATTGTGTAAACGCGTTTATTACCTACACGTTACAGCCATCTGAACCCGGTTTAACACAGTATATCTCACCTGAAAAGGGTGATTCATGTTTAAAGAAGTACAGATCAGTAGAAGTTAATACCAGAAAAGTACAAAATGCCATTTTTAGTTGATTATTTGTTTGTTAGATTAGAAATATCATGTAATAACAGAGAGATAGACACGAGTTGTGATAGACTATTGTAGTATGTACTATTAATTTACACCATTTATTAAATACCTAGTATCTAGTTACCTATAGTATCTCAGTGTCTAATCTAATTGGTCCCGAATATACGAAAATAATGTCCTATACAAAATATTTCAACCTAAGATTTTTCGTGTCTTTTTATTATCTAGTTAATAGTATTTAATTGCTCAATTGTTCGATATTATGATTTTATGCTGTATCTAGTCTACAGCGTGTTTTTTTATGTGAGTTGTTTGATTTTAGATTGAAACTTGACGCACAATTCTTATATAGTTGTAGGTAATTGTTAGTACATCAATTGACATTAATTTGTATAGAAATTTGattcaatttataaaatatttgtaattCTCTATAAAAAGGGATAATTTTGTTATTTGTTGTACTATATTTGCTCTGATCAAACGTAACTTTCCAATTGAAATATATAATTAGAAGCATGTACCAAATGCGCCTCAAACGAAACGCGAGTGAAATTAAATTTACTAtacttaataatttatttaatgaacAAAAACTTGTACAAATTGGTTCTTAAAAGTAGATCAGAAGGTCTATTTCCTAAGTAGGCGAACTTGTGGTTTAGGATAAacagtatttttatttgtatttgtttatttgctaATACACACAGATTACAATACAGGTTATGTTGgtgcggtacaaattcatgaGTGCATATTACGCCACAAGGCATGCAAAATATTAATCCTATACTAAAGCTAGTCTTAGCCTAAAGAGCCTAATTAAGCTTCCTAAAGGGAATACATATGTTTAAACGTATTATATTACAAGCCACACatagttattatattaaaagataatataatatgactattgtcaggagcacgctgttattctgatgtatggggtgagagtttagtatagtatgaagaaaatcgttcgaatgaaattccgcaacatggcgcataATCAAAATTATATTTCTGTTCAGGCTGTATTTCTGTACTTATCTTCTGTATTTTAAAACAATGATATAATGATATCTATCAATCAGACTATTATAACTTAACATTTTTTCTCAAAATGCAACATATTATTTCTTATTGTTTTATGTAGTACCTACATTAATAGACGAATCAAGTACTTGGTCATAGTAGTGTAAgtagatgaatattttttagctaCCTCATGGaatgaatgaaatatttttgtaattttacactgtaaatattgtaaataaattgttgaatattttttacagTACCTAATTAGTCAATTTATcgcgtatattttatttttatctcaaAATTACACCCATTATGCAAGTCTTCAATACCAAAAAGTAAGTAACCTATATTTGTATTCTGTAAAGTAGTATTTTTCTTGTTAAAAAGCTATTAAATTCATGTAGATTAATTCTTAAGTATTTATACTAGTTATCCGTAAAGCGCATATCTATACTTATATCGAAATAACAAATCGACCTATCGAATCAAACCTaggtcacagtataaggatatatcagtagttaatctccggcagcggcggcgcggtcgttactactgcgcaaggtcacgcagggttgtacaacgttactataatcgacttcgtacaatgtaagttgttgtaaatctaataggtactattaactgtaagtaggttttagtataacaataccacgtcatgacaccacattagtcagtattgaagacacaaaaaatcattataaatatattactctcatacgcgcaatagtagattgtgtaacaataattgcaaaagcgttaatttaagtgttcattttatatgttttctctagaatacacccaatccatcacaataaaaaaaagattcgtttgaactagaaacgtaggtacctactgtcctactcgtattagtaactgtgtatggcgctatgctagtaccaacgctctttctacctttttatctaataaagattcaagtacgtatttgtttcttaaatactgacgaaatcatatttacataaaatgtttgaatagatgtttgcacaatatttaagtaggtaccaaactttcgagctagatagatcgcagcatctacctaaatgtcgttacagataaatccttattgattttaatgtgtcattctagctttaaatctcacttttacgccatttacgtaagcaataatgtacctaacactgcaaatatataacaaccacttacttttctgggtgtctaggaattctaaagaatgacatttccgcattttgagaactttccatacacccataaacactacagtaacgaaaatatgtcttcggtgctgacgtcattttctcccgaactcaacacgtcaacacagcgcgcaaacgcggccccgactgtccagcccaataatcaccagtttcgcatgttttcgccgcatgcgaggggtgggagggggacacaccgcgcggcgtgaagtttgtaagaagagttattactggttttatactgtgcctaggtcagcagttctcgaaaagtttgtacatagcacgtcagcaaattttaattgattctATTTTGTTatcaacatttagtgatataagtcgactttcgtaagatatatatacaggattatataggtatgtataattaagaaaatatagatactagagaaccttaatgaccaaataaaacttactaaaatctcaattcaggaaataaatcttggtaacaaaaaaggaataaataaacaaatttaactttttccttaatttttgtagaaacttttcgagaactgctgaggtaTCGTTATCGACGCGGATTCGGCTCTAGTATGAAGACTCCTACGTGTCGTTGTCGTTGAACGCATCCGTACGTTCATACACGTAGTATCTTCTCAGTAGTTTGTGGTTCATACTAACGTGCGGTTTTTGGTCGGCCATAGCCTATTCCACGTCGATATATTTGAGGAGATCCTAAAAGATAAATAATGCCAAATACCGCGTGATACTTTGCAGCTGGACCACCTCGCTTTACTGTGCTCAGATCACAATGGTGGAATGTACATGTTTAAAAGGGGTCCGGCTGGTGTACTACCTACTACCCCTTTTAAACACATATTTCTGGCACACTACAGAGGTACATGTAATTTCCGACGAGGTACGTATTAGGTACATCAGGGGTAAACTCCGCCATTGTGATCAGGTGCCGTaggcgaatggcatttctgcgacgcgaaacgaatacgaaac includes these proteins:
- the LOC125235534 gene encoding uncharacterized protein LOC125235534 isoform X1, with protein sequence MSKEYHPDKNKDARAQEKFVSIVEAYNVLGKPSSRAQYDVLSRSNSSAYVQRTHVPWNLRNNPAYHQYQYQYQNPEPNTSQQPRKEKSYYGVSGVKKMPNYMIIVICCSFALVGLVIQMYVIRQSFLLHRENINEQSRIAAEELDKVRAKAEENGNESGPVLRENVQENVSASTSSYTHHPLGDLGGLFGDLLFLPESMEAYQVESESKSFTVLAEVLPPEDEVELQTRLLLEKIVNGANPTVATASLGQELATEKKDSPADRVLTEYGLSEDNGGDWYTSSFRSNIKKNPLGLAFEFETWFE
- the LOC125235534 gene encoding dnaJ homolog subfamily B member 9-like isoform X2, which codes for MSKEYHPDKNKDARAQEKFVSIVEAYNVLGKPSSRAQYDVLSRSNSSAYVQRTHVPWKQSFLLHRENINEQSRIAAEELDKVRAKAEENGNESGPVLRENVQENVSASTSSYTHHPLGDLGGLFGDLLFLPESMEAYQVESESKSFTVLAEVLPPEDEVELQTRLLLEKIVNGANPTVATASLGQELATEKKDSPADRVLTEYGLSEDNGGDWYTSSFRSNIKKNPLGLAFEFETWFE